The genomic stretch CAACATCTCATCCAAAAGCTCCATAGCTTTGTCAATACCGCCTTCGCTAATGGTTGCCTCAATTAAAATGGTGTAAGTGATCACAGAAGGCACACATTTATCTTTCAACAACTCATCCAAAACCTTAAAAGCCAACTCAACTCTCCCCCTACTACATAGACTCCCAATCATTATGTTATAAGTAATAGTATCAGGCGAAAATCCTTGAGCCCGCATTCTGTCAAGCACTCTGTTGGCCAATTCGATCCTATTCGCCTTACAAAACCCACTGATCATGGCATTGTAAGAAAACAAATCAGGCTCCCCATGTTTCTCCAAAATCTCCATAACCCGGACAGCGTTCTGGACATCCCTAGAACTGAAGAACCCTCTCATCACCTTTGTACAAAGGATAACATCAGGCTTGAAACCCTTAGTAACCATTAACTGAAGAAAGTAAAGGGCCTCATTGTACTTCCCTGCTCTGCAAGCTCTATTAAGGACTTTCAAAAGATGGACTTCTTTATAGCCATAACGGTGCAAAAGGGGTCCTCCTCCTCTTGCTGTTTCAATAGAAACCTTATTAGATCTAAATGGTTTTCTACCGAAGTCTCTACTTGAGCTGAAGCAATTTATGTGAACTGCAGATGCTTTAATACTAGGGCTTCGGCCAGTGCCACAACAGGGACCATCTTGTTTGGAAAATCTATGCAAACTATGACCACCAACCATAAAACTATGTTGGGTAATTGTATACCCCATCTCTCCACCCACTTTTAAGTAAATAAACACCAAAAATAACTACAAAACAGTCGTAGAGGATATACTAATACCACAGAAATGGCATGGCGTCAAACTGAACTGTTCAATAACAACTCATTTCTGCTTTCTCTACCTCCAGCTTAAGAACGAAATTCACAATCTGCACAAATTCAAAAGCAACAATAATATTAACCAAAAGTGACAATCTTTCAGAGTTCAAACACAAAAAGAGAGGAAACCCACTTACAAAAAATGAAAATTTGCACATGAAAGAGGAGGAGGAAACCTCTTCGCCCGTGGGCTGAACTGAAGGAGAGAGGGAAACTCAATGAATCGGCAATGGAGTGAGTGAGTGTGAGAAGCGAAGATGAATTCAAAAGTGGCGGTGTTCCACCGGAAGAGGGAGCTTCAGGGAGGAGCAGAGATCACAACTTCAACTTTTCACACAAAAAAGAGCATTTGAAAGAGGCGGTCGGGGTGGAGGTGGGTGAGGCACGGCAGTAGCGAGTGCCAGAGTCTCAGATAAGGATATGATATCTTGGATTGTAAAGGATATGATAATTTTAAgacaaaaatattaaatttttaaaacttaTTTATAAGTTGAATTTTTGtcagttttttttaatatttgtataaaaaaattattatccaataaaatttaagttataaaatttgATCtttctttaattataaaaataataattataaatatatgatTATCATTAATAAGTGAAATAATATTACAAAAATTCATATCTTCagtgcttaattttttttttccaaaatttaattcatatatttatatttatactagTTATGGGCACATGCACTGTGTGATCAtgtaaataactaatatttaatGACTATAAGATATGATGTAAGTAAaagaaatacaaaataataaCATGTAAAATAAATTTGTATGTCTACACGTGTGAAGGAGTCGGGAATAAAATATAGAAGGagctaaaaaattaataatttttttcaattttagagGGGGCCAATATATATTTTGAGATATAGTTTGTTGTTTGTGTTTTCTTTGTACGACGACGTGGCCTAGGTGAGTGGTATTTGTTGACAGATTTTTTTTGTCAATTACAAATAAAACGTAAAGTTTAAATaagagtttatacatttttagatcaTGTGTTTTGACTCATTATCTATTTGGACTTTGTGTattaacaaattaatttttgaaccttgtgttttataaaatggttcaaatagatccctaaacctgattttgatgaacaaaaaaattgagtataacaacacagttcttaggcagaatgactatatttttgttctgagttgttagtttgatgaattatttgtgattttagttcaaaaaactttgatcaaaatcggatttaggggtctatttgaactattttagaaaacacagggtccaaaaaataatttatcaaaacacagggtctaaacaggtaatgagacaaaacatagggtctaaaaaagtataaaccctctAAATAATAGAGAAATCAGACATCAAATTTATGTGGTTTAGACTATTAATTAGCCCTAGTCAACGAGTTAATTGTATTAATGATGAAAAACTTGCAAAGCTCAAGTTCTCTACAAAATTAGGCAGTGTTTTTGTATGCACTTAAAATTGGGATCCTTTTACAAGTGataccctagccctatttatagccGGCTGAGGGGATTAAGCTCATTAATGGGAGCAGACATAATCTTTCCATAATATGAATAGTTATATATAAATGAAGTTTTCCTTCCCATAAAATAGATCTATGGGCCCATTAAATATTTGGCAGGCCCAATATGAGGAGATCAAGTCCACTACTTTATTGAAAAATGTATTTTCTGGTATTGGTCAGTGTGGTAGTTGCACGTTTCCTTATGTTAGGCGGCGTCTTGGGACATATTCTTTGCCGCTTATACGGAACCGACAACACATTCTCTGCAGCCATTAGAGGTGTCAGGCAAGTGTCTGTGGTCCCGAGTGCCTCTCTAGCTGACACTTGGCAAAAGTGTTCTCCTTCTGTGGAGAAAGGGTTCTCGAGATTTAATAAGTTGACCATGGCTTGAGACGCTCTAGAAGGCCACTCCCCGCCTAGGTTCTTGGGGAGTGGCTCTCATTGATTACCAGTCGGGCATGTGTCTCCGGTAGTGATAGGAATGACACACAGATTAGGCTCTAGCTTCCGAGGAGGATTAAATGACATAATCCACTTAGGCCCCGTTATCGAATGCAGAAAACATGGACAACGATGTCGTTTAGTCCTCATTGGGACCTAAAAGCCTGATAAATTGAAGAGTCATTTCATCATGATCGGAGAACATACTCGGGGGTTCATTTACTGAATCATTTCCCGAAGATCTCTTACAATAAGTAATCTCACAAGTAGGTACATTGATCTAGTAAATCTCATCGGGATGTGATCAGCCTAACAAGCCCCGAGGAGCTCCCTCCACAGAAAGGAAACTCTCCTGCCAGGTGTCAGTCAGAGAGGCATTCAGGACCACAAATACATACCTGACACCTTTGGTGGCTACAGAGATCGTGTTGTCAGTTCAGTACAACGGGTAAAGTGTGTAGATGCCAAAAACTCTAAACCAATAAAGGACCCCCATCCTATGTCTCTCAAAGAATCAACTCAAGATGGAAACAAGCGAACATGACCTCGAAAAACACGCACCTTGCCCACGGCGTCACGCCTCACACCAAGGGCATCGCgaggcgccctcccatggcctcgcgccaaGGCGCCTACGAGGCACCCGCCTCGTGCCTGATCCCATGGCCTCACACCTAGGCTCTGCGAGGCACCTGCCTCGCGCCTGCTCCCATGGCCTTGCACCGAGGCTCCTACGAGGCACCCGCCTCGTGCCTGCTCCTATGGCCTCGCGCCTACTCCAAGGGCCTTGTGCCGACCCCCTCACGACATGGTCGTGCGCACACACCTCGCACCTACTCACACGACCCTGAGCCGAGTCCCTCGTGACATGGCCGCACACTCCCGAGAGGCCCCTCTCATCTCACCTCTATGAGCCATCTTACGAGACCATTGCTTCCCCAGCATTTTTGGAGCGTGCACCTTGTTGACAAGGCCCTGCCCTATTTTCTAGGGTAGGTGTCTCCAGCGGGACACACCTTCTTTGTGTATCCCTACCATGGAAACAAGTGGGCTTGACACTTAGTAGAACACAAAGGGGCTTGAGGCATAAGCGTGGCTAGGGGAGGTGAGAGCGTCTATCAAatatgtggtacacgtgtaggtACAAAAATGTACATCCCAATTAAAAGGAGTCCGAGTACAGGTACAACATCCACGCCAGACCATTAGTGGgcgtacaagaatggtacatagtaaggactccctcagcacacCTATGAGGTTcttacccaacaagtagtggaggtacaacaTGGTACTATGGCATGAGTACTTTTGCAAACCCCTGACACATATTAGGACCGACCACCACTCCTCTAGCACCACTACCACCAGCTTCGCGAGAACCTGCAGCCTGCAGATGAGTGCTCCTGTCCCTTCAGGACCACCATGTATTTGGGGAGCCAATAGTGCTCACCTATAAATAAGACCttccttcacctgagaagggggttggaaatttatTGTAATAAGAAATTATTGAGTAATACGAATATTCTCTCCATTTTCACTCTGCAACTTGATTCTAAGTTCATATAGCTATCCTAAGTTCTTCTAAGTTTTTTCACAACTCTTCATTTACTTTTAAGCTCATAagttttccaacttaacttagttgaggAGTTCTTCCCATCAACAAGGTGGATGTCCCACAACACAGCCTAAGCTTGGGGATGCATGTAGCTACCCCTTAACAGTACCAGAAATCACATTTTCCAATAATATCACGAGCTTGTTAACCTCGTAGTGGGCCAGTTGACAAGCAAATGGGGCCCAAAAACCTAACTTAGGAAAAAGACCTTGATTTATGTGTAATCTGATCTCATTAAGGGAATTTTATTGTAATCAGCTCTCATTAATGAGTTTAATCCCCTCAGCCGTCTATAGATATAGATAGGTATAACTTGTAAAATGATCCGAATTTTAATGTATGCAAAAATGTTGTCTAAACTATAAAACTTGAGCTTTACAAGTTATTCATCCTTAATAtaattgacttgtggactaaggctaatTAATAGTCCCTTAGCTTCGACATAGAGAGATCCATTGGGAATTATTGATTTcatattttattctaattttatgattttcaaaACTCAAAATAAGTATAACCTACAATAATAATTTATAAGTGTTCCAGTAAGGGCAAGATATATATCATATGGTAGAGAAAGCTAAATTTTTATActcaagttaataaaaaaaattcacaaattaaattaataaattattgtgTACACTCCTTacactaatattttttttcattccaaTATTATTGTTTTGTACACTCTTATGCATTTTTAATACTAATAAAATATATCtaattatctaaatattaaaacatTTAAATAACTAGAAGCAttattagtatatttttttaaaaagatttCATCAATAtttttctcttcaattttttaCTCATATTtacaaacaaataataaaataaaaaaatgttaataataatttaataaacatcacgtaaaagaaaacaaataattacaaaataataaataaaatttgatttcTTACATAactaatcttttattttatatataaaaataaaagttttaaaGTTTTTCTTTACATTATTCCATTTTTTCTTGACGCATTCAAGCTGCCAAGGATATCAGAGATAATTTTACATAATCATTAGTTCTCAAAACAAACTTGTTAAATAAGAATTGCCAAAGTATTATTTCAGTTTAAACACATCTTCTCAAGCTTTTCCAGCTTCATAATAGGAAATATACACAACAATTAAATATTGCTGTGGACAAATTCATCCATGATATGCTCAACCATTAATCCTAAAGCaaaattgtttaattatttaacagGTATCAGTTTCAAAATTGATCTCTAACACAATACTTCACACGAGAAAGTGAAACTATTGACCTACATGGCTAGAAGAAGACTTGAATAAAGCcaagaactttgcataaaaattcaGTTTATTCCAACATCAGTCATCTCCTTTCTAAGAACCTTCAATCCAGTTAACTTTTGACGCAGTTCATCAGCCTCTTTCGACATACCAGCAGCGGCTATACCTTTAACGATAGTTGAATAAACTGACTCACCTGGTATGCATCCCCTTGATATCATCATTTCCAAAATTTGTATTGAAATACCCACCTTGTTATTTTTGCATAAACCACTGATCACTGTTCTGTAAGAACTAGTTCTCACCTTGTGGCCTCTCTTGTTCATCTCCATCAGTATCTCAGCAGCTTCCTGAACTAGATCAGCCTTGCATAACCCAAAAATCAAGGACTGGTTGGTAATTTCATCAGGAACAATTCCATTTTCAATCATTTGATGATACAATCCCATGGCTTTCTCCATATAACCCAGTTTAGAAAATCCATCAATCACAATATTGTAAGTGATCAACCCAGGAGCACAGCTGGTACCACTTAAAAAATCAAGTAGTTGGAGAGCCTCATCCATCATTCCTTCTTTACAAAGAGGGCCTAGGAGTGTATTATAAGTTACAATATCTGGAGAACAATTCTGAGAGACCATTTGAGCAAAGAAGTTAATGGCACGATCCCAAATCCCATATTTACACAAAGCATTAATCAAGATGTTGTAAGTAACAACTGTAGGGGGATGTGAATTCTCGTTCATAATGTTCAGGATCTCATCTACTCCATCCCAGCAACCATGTGCACAAAGAGCATGGAGAAGGGTGTTGTAAGTTACAGCAGTTGGCTCAATTTTGCGAGATAGAAGATTATGCACAACTAAAGCTGTTTCCTCAAACTTTCCCTGTTTACAAGTATAATTGATTAGTGAATTGTAGGTAACAATATCGGGGTAACAGCCCTCAACTGCCATTTCTTCCAGTACTTCCATAGCTCTAACAGTTCCCACGTGCTTGCAAACTAGCTCGATGAGAATTGTGTAGGTAACTAGATAAGGAGGACACCCCTTTCTCAGTTGATCCTTCCAAAATCCAACAGCCTGATTATAATTTCCGTTATCAAACAGGAAGCGTATTATCGTATTATAAGTAATCACATCTGGAGGGCAGCCACTCAAGCTCATGTCTTCCAAGAGATCAAAGGCAGATTTTAATTTTCCTCTCTTACAGAGAGCACTGATCAtcatgttgtatgtaatgatatCCAGAATCCCACCAGACATAATAGTGATTTGCAGGACCTTGGCAGCCATGTCTACTTTATCAATATTGATAAGACCCCTGATTAAGTTTTTACAACACTGCAAGTCTGGAACTTGGTTACGACGAACCATAACATCAATAAACCTTGACG from Humulus lupulus chromosome 5, drHumLupu1.1, whole genome shotgun sequence encodes the following:
- the LOC133780030 gene encoding pentatricopeptide repeat-containing protein At5g65560-like, with the translated sequence MGYTITQQIFMFGGHSLHRFSKQDDPFCGTGRSSCIKASAVLVNCFSKCNRLQWIVEFRSKTKVHSSRFIGLQRSVSLSSLDVVNQDEIEWTSDAYEVDVERKSEQKVNIKRPSKPSMMHLEGRFVQNNETTNNDILRYFCSRGKVMEASRFIDVMVRRNQVPDLQCCKNLIRGLINIDKVDMAAKVLQITIMSGGILDIITYNMMISALCKRGKLKSAFDLLEDMSLSGCPPDVITYNTIIRFLFDNGNYNQAVGFWKDQLRKGCPPYLVTYTILIELVCKHVGTVRAMEVLEEMAVEGCYPDIVTYNSLINYTCKQGKFEETALVVHNLLSRKIEPTAVTYNTLLHALCAHGCWDGVDEILNIMNENSHPPTVVTYNILINALCKYGIWDRAINFFAQMVSQNCSPDIVTYNTLLGPLCKEGMMDEALQLLDFLSGTSCAPGLITYNIVIDGFSKLGYMEKAMGLYHQMIENGIVPDEITNQSLIFGLCKADLVQEAAEILMEMNKRGHKVRTSSYRTVISGLCKNNKVGISIQILEMMISRGCIPGESVYSTIVKGIAAAGMSKEADELRQKLTGLKVLRKEMTDVGIIVNFVLKLELFLVFIYLKVGGEMGYTITQHSFMVGGHSLHRFSKQDGPCCGTGRSPSIKASAVHINCFSSSRDFGRKPFRSNKVSIETARGGGPLLHRYGYKEVHLLKVLNRACRAGKYNEALYFLQLMVTKGFKPDVILCTKVMRGFFSSRDVQNAVRVMEILEKHGEPDLFSYNAMISGFCKANRIELANRVLDRMRAQGFSPDTITYNIMIGSLCSRGRVELAFKVLDELLKDKCVPSVITYTILIEATISEGGIDKAMELLDEMLSRGLLPDMCTFNAIIRGMCREGMVDRAFKFVRSLEAKGCSPDVISYNILLRALLNHGKWNDGEKLLSDMVSRGCEPNVVTYSILISTLCKDGKVEDAVNVLKAMKEKGITPDAYSYDPLISAFCKDGRLDLAIEFMDYMISDGSLPDIVNYNTILSAFCKNGNPEQALEIFHKLGEVGCPPNVSSYNTMFSALWNCGERVKALEMISEMVSKGIDPDEITYNSLISCLCRDGLVNEAIGLLLDMDRGGFRPSVISYNIILLGLCKARRMDDAIEFFTTMVGKGCQPNETTLILLVEGIGFAGWRVEAMGLANSLLKLEAISEHSFKRLNKVFPMLDVYKELTLSEIKN